From Cotesia glomerata isolate CgM1 linkage group LG3, MPM_Cglom_v2.3, whole genome shotgun sequence:
CCTACATATATTTGTGACAAGTATAGTCAAAACTTAATAGAAAATTCTTATTTACATTCAATGCAACATAGTTATACtgttaatcaatttaaagttttttgatggactacattttttatctttttttgcggtgcgtaaatatataaagatgatGGTTTTCTGATTCACGAACATAGGACGTATAATTTCCCATGCACGCCGAAACAGGGAAATTCCGATTTGATTCCGCAAATTTTCAACGACTGGTCTGGCGATTTATTTATGATCGTCAGTGCGGTTTGAACGTGAGATAGCTCGTCCCACATCTCATTAACTTGGATGACCTTAGTCAGGTCGTCTTCTCCTTGgtattttgaaacaataacaataaaaaagttcttGCGCACTGACAAACTGAtgatagattttattaatcggcttgaaattaataatcaagtgtttgaaaaatgcattcattttcaaCCGTTACATTTCCGCAATCATAAAATCGATTAATtagttatgtgatcagcaaaaataacatgtatgAAATATTCTTAGTCCGTTAACTGAATAACTACATGTCATGTTAAGTTATGAAAACCTTACCATGACTTTTTccccgctgccaaagagacgattgttgtaaggaaatttttattaaatgttattgaagtttttaatagATATGTCCTAAATTTCATGTCTCAAAAAGTCCTAGTTTATgaacaaaaacatttttttacattctacTCACCACTCTGACACACCCTACGtatcaattgaattatcacgAAATTCGTTTTTAGTTGAAATCTAATCattgaataagaaaaatatttaaatcggttGACCTTGAAGGCTATCCCTGTAATTTCCTGTATCTCTTgagattctttaaattttatatgcaggaactgtatttgaagaatatgaattttttgacaattaataccCCCGCACTCTTATATGAgggaggaatttcgtaagatcctattcgagatgatttttacattataaataaaagattcctacaaAACTTCGACTCCATAGAAGCTATTGTTTGGAAATGATAGTTTTTCATAgctaacgcccccgcaatcccttttggggttagaatttgataaaatccactcttagctgaacttaacatcatacacgaagattcctactaaattttgAGTCTGTAGTTACAGTCTGGAAGTTAaagtttgaaaatgaaaagttaacattctaacacccacccccgcaatccttattGGGGGTGGGTTgttgtaaaatccgctcttagatcatttccgCATCACATATGGGAGATTCCACCTAAATTTGCCGTCTGTAGGATCTACAatttgaaagttaaaaattttcattgttaacatccacccccgcaatcccctgTGGAGCGAGCTATCGTAAAATGcgttcatagattatttctatatctcttacagaagattcctaccaaatttgggaactgtaggagctatagtttaagaacgggaattattcattgtttacgcccccgcaatccccttTAAGGgaggattttttaaaatttttttacatacaaaCCTTCTCCTAACAATTCTGAAGacaacaaaacaaaatttagcTCAATCGATCCAGTCATTCTCAAGTGATGCGTGGACATACTtgcggcattttatttttatttatatagattttcagattttttgagataacttttaaactaatGTAttgatcaattctaaaaactaatcagctctttaCCTAAAAAAACACCATTGATTGCCGCAAACCGCAtcgaaatcggttcattcgttcaagagaaatCATTGTcgaaaaattcggaaaaaatcgtttttcttacataacttcaaaatttcttctcggatcgtttagtgagtgagaaataattttttagagcttgaaaaactgcgtcaaatgctgccccataaaaaatgattgattcgTTCGGAAGATATATAtcacaattaaaatatttcaaaaaagtaTGTTCTCAACAACCACTAGAATTTCGagctccaaaaaaaattttttgtcaaagttaaaatttttttggacttagaaaaaaaaaattgaattttttcatacttcTTCCTTACGGCATTTGTAACGTGACATAATGCCGACAGCTTTCCCATGGAATGAAAATTGAACAAAATCTGAAAAGTAGTTGACCGGCAGGCCATCTCTGTAACTTCCCGTTTTTCGAACTTAGAACGCTTGAAAGCTTAACATCGACTCTAGCCATTTCGGGagtgatatgaaaaaatgctCCGGAAAATGAagtaaaatactttaaaatagTTGAATTTCATCGATTTTGAAAAACATATATttccaaacaaaaatttaattttaaaattgaagcttaaataacgaatttaatgaattttttaaaaaatgctctTACAGGCAATTCAAATACACGCCATTATCACTTTGAATTGTGCTAATCGATATTTTCATGAAGATATCGATTGTTAAAGTTTTCAATTGTCAGATATCGGCTAAATTCAcgctcattattttttaatgttaagtaCTTCTACAtaagaaaattgtaaatttttaatattatttttcgagAAGGTTAGCGCACCTCTTAagccattttattttttttaatattaagatatatatatatatatgaaaatatgcTTCTTTCTTCTctgaaattaaagttttatcaaaaattcgatttttataaataaaatttattatttatgttaaaaaataattttcactcAGAGCTCAAAGATCTACTCTTAAAAATAGCGGTAAATTTTAGGGATGGCCAGTAAGATTAACCGTTCTTCGTATTTATTtaggaagaagaagaaaataatatattttacaatgttGTATCATTCAAAGAtgtcaagtttaaattgaattttattgttcaaataattgtaagtttgattaaatttacCGCGTGCCATGCGCGCTCATAAAATCAATGGGCCGGCTCGACTGTTCAGTGTGGTGGTGTCAAGAAAGGACGTACTGGTCGTCACTATTTCttagcaaaaaattattaatgtcgGAGTGAAATTAATCTGTTTAAATACCCTAGACATGTAAATACAAGCGACAAAATGCCAGCCCGAGAAAACATGGATTTGTGTACAGACAAAGTACTGTCAAAAGGCAGAATACTTCAAGAACTGACAAAAGCTGTCAAGCTGGtaagtatatatgtatatagtaCAGTAACGTGTTTATTCGTCTGAATGTCGTCAAGGCCGTagtacatatatacatacactcTTACATATATAGtccattttaaaaaacttcatgAAAGTGAAAGGAAATTATATTGTTCATACTCATAgttttttgttacttttttcgaatcaattacttttaatttactgtcaatttttttttaaacagtgaAGTCTCAAGCTTTTTCGTTCTCTAACTTTAAATCCCCACCATTTCCTACGAAGTAATGGAGGGGCTCgtctttaattttaacaattaaatttcagattCGTCGTAATAGAAGTTTTCGAGACTTCACTCTATTGTTTTTCATCCGTTCACTTTATCAGATGATTTAAGatgtcattattattgttgttgtatTGATTTAGAATTTTACCATTAATACTTTCCACTTAGCCTAAAATCTATGATAAGTTAtgcaattttttctaaatttgcaTTATCTATTTCAATAGTTAATAACTGTCTTACATTTCATtgtcattaattaaacatACAATTTCAATAAGTAGAATACATATttctaaacaattaaaaaatatcctgTGTGTTGAAATGTGAGTCACtgtatttttatgaaaacatttctattaataattaacattaattattttatcataaacaaaattttttgttcaggtTTATGCCCAAAGTTTACATGGTACAGTTGTATTAGATGGTGATTCTTGGCTAGTTTACTGGTTAGACCGTGCTCTACGTCATGGTTTACGAGTTGAAAAACATGGTTATTGGGGTATGGTTCGTGAACTTAGTCATCATGATACAATTGTTGTAATTCACGCTTTAAAAAGTGTTTTAACATCTATTGGCAAaggtatttttattgttattatgacAGTTATCAGCCTCGttatcattttgaataataattattgaatatattgttatatattttcaatgtTCTGTTTTAGGTCGTGCTTGGCTTTATCACACTCTTAGTGAAAGTATTTTTGAGAGTTATTTAGCATGTTTTCTCCGAGACATAAACATATTAAAGAAACAGTATTTTCCTCACGCTCTTGTTCGTGATAGTGATAAAACTCATCAATTAATAAACCTTTTAGCTGGTTTAGAGAATGTATCATTTACTTTGGAACTGGTAAGTTCatctttattataataacaGACCAGTCTTATCAAAATATTGTGTAATTTATCAAGTTAATcgattaatatttcaatttttttttattatattctttacttttcatgtaaaattttatttttgttaattaatctACTCTTCGGATGTTTGATGCCAGAAATAATACACATTAATTgtatcataaattatattcattgattttgaaaagtttttttttttatcaagttcAAATTTGTTTATAGACTGAATactattcatttaattcagtaaaataaaagattgacctttgaattatatttttttttcacctctATCTATCTTTAAATATGAATGCCAATATCACCCCCCTGGTTACATTTATCAGTGTAGTTAGTAAAAATCgtctatatatacatttatgtgAAAGTTGGtgctttcataatttttaaaacaatggGTTATCGTTATccattatgattataattttttattatagtagTGGAAATATTTGGTAAACTTATCTattatcttttaaatattttttttttttaggatgtAACGTATTTAGATATTTGCAATTACATGCCGCAGCGGCCTATGAGTGGTTCACCATCAGGAACAGCTCTATCATTACATTTAAGGTCGTCAAGTGTCACTTCAAGTCTTGCTTCTCCTGGTGACAGTGGTGTTGCTTTGGACAGTGATATAGATATGTCCAATGAAACAGATGCGAGCAGTTATAAAGAagtaaaatattcaattttatatttttttaagtctttttttcaacacaactaatcattttttacacgctttatattagcttcacttgtatgtcagtttgtttgtcagtttgtatgtcagtttgtcagtaactctccgtgggtaatctgcgcgcctgcggccttccttggttctggtagccatTTCTCAGGCTccctctccgaaatcgaactctgattccccgtatttataatatttataaataattattttttattattagcttcacttgtatgtcagtatgtcagtatgtcagtatgtaactctccgtgggtaatttgcgcgcctgaatatttttgataatcaacaaataatagtttaaaaactaaaaaatcacgcttttataaataaaccaaactaaaaagtaaaataaatagtttaaaaactaaaacacgcttttatagaaaaccaaactaaaaatagaaaataactttaaattaagaatcGTGTtagtattttcaataaatataaattaatactagtgtaaataaaaaaaatgtctttttttttctaaaaagtgTGGGGtcctttttaagatattattaaAACGATAATCACTccactcatatctgtcaataaaatatttataactattgacaccatgcacctcacgcttttttaaaataaaaatacatttttttatttacactattattaatttatatttattgaaatttttaacactattcttaatttaaatttattttctattttttagtttggttttctataaaaagcgtgtttttagtttttttaaactattattttatcagttaaaatttttatttatttattatttgtttaattatacaTTGATATAAtgatgtttaatttttgtatagcTACAGTCACTGTACACTATATATCAAACATTTACGTATTGATGTACAAATAGCTTTTTAACGTCACATTGTAtactaaaaagtaaataatacattaacaaataaatccaTTAGAGATGAATAACATAAAAACTTTGAACTTACATACTATTTGCTATTTTGTTTAAGGAGGACTCATCAATGGACGATGTTCCCAAGTACAGAAATAAGTATAAACTCATAACGTTTAATTGTATCCAGgataataaaaacttagatCGTTCATTTTCATCAAGTGACTCAAGTGAAGATGGAAAACTACCAGTACATTCTAAATTTAAACATGCAATTGTGACCAATAGCGACATTGTTAATCAAAATATTGTGACAAGTAAACTTGATGACAATAAGATAAACTGTTCTAGTTTAGAAACTCTTACAGATTACCATCTATACAGCAAAAGTTTGAATGCATTACGATTGGATAAAGCAAATAATGCTTATGATAATTCAGCAAAAGATTATCTTAAACGAAATAGCTACTATGGAGATCGTAGTTATAGTTTCAAGAAGAATATAGATTCACGTAACTCATATGTTATAAACAATGATACTAATTTACTAGAACTTAGTATGACAATTTCTGATTGTGACTGTTGTGCTGAAACTCCTTATAGTATCTTAAATACGATTAATATGACAGATACAAGTATTTTATCGTCTTCTGGCATAGAGAGTGTTGTCCATAGGAGACAGCGTAAAAAGAAACGTAGCGAAACTAAGAAGCGTGTGAGTTTTCatgaagatatttttaaaacgatGAAATTGGACGatgatgaaaatttctcaGATTTTTCTATGAGTTTTACACCTGTTGATTCTGTGCAAAAAAAAGATGCGCAGAAAGGAAGATATAGTTGGTGTGCTAATGGAGATGCACCTTACGTTCAAAAAAGTATCAATACCAGAAATGCGTACTCAGATTATTATTCATCGTCTTATAATGGTACTTTCAATCGTAATAGTGAATGTAAAATATGCAAAAACTGTAGATGCACATGTGGTCCATCAATACTAGAACGTGGAGTTCCAGAAGGACAAGAGGACCCtggtaaaaatttgaagtcaACGATGGAAATCGAACTAGCTGATAATGAAGCACAAGAAGcttattttgttgaaaaagaATATGGATGTATCGTTGAAGATCCAGTAGTAAAATCAGAAATGCCCCAGCTgatgaatacaaaaaaatataataattccAGCGATTGGTCAGATGTAAATAGCATGTCAACCTCTGCTGATTTTGAGGATAAGAAAAGTTCTAGGCACTTAGCTTCGCCGGTAAAGAAATCGAATATGACTTCAATTTTACCTAGTGATAATGGAAAACTTTTATCTTCATCAACAATTCGACAAGCTTCCTCAAGTACATCATTACTTGGAAGATTTTTAAGATCAATTACTCAACGTAAATTTGAAGTTcaaaagaacaaaaaaacatcaaaaaatagTACTTTGTATATTAAGGGTATTAAAGTTGATTTAAACGCTTTTAAAGATTTGAATGACGATCTAGAAAAAGAAGTGCAAGAAAATACTGTAGCGGAAAAACAAGAATTCAGCGGTGAAAAAATA
This genomic window contains:
- the LOC123261517 gene encoding uncharacterized protein LOC123261517, with the translated sequence MPARENMDLCTDKVLSKGRILQELTKAVKLVYAQSLHGTVVLDGDSWLVYWLDRALRHGLRVEKHGYWGMVRELSHHDTIVVIHALKSVLTSIGKGRAWLYHTLSESIFESYLACFLRDINILKKQYFPHALVRDSDKTHQLINLLAGLENVSFTLELDVTYLDICNYMPQRPMSGSPSGTALSLHLRSSSVTSSLASPGDSGVALDSDIDMSNETDASSYKEEDSSMDDVPKYRNKYKLITFNCIQDNKNLDRSFSSSDSSEDGKLPVHSKFKHAIVTNSDIVNQNIVTSKLDDNKINCSSLETLTDYHLYSKSLNALRLDKANNAYDNSAKDYLKRNSYYGDRSYSFKKNIDSRNSYVINNDTNLLELSMTISDCDCCAETPYSILNTINMTDTSILSSSGIESVVHRRQRKKKRSETKKRVSFHEDIFKTMKLDDDENFSDFSMSFTPVDSVQKKDAQKGRYSWCANGDAPYVQKSINTRNAYSDYYSSSYNGTFNRNSECKICKNCRCTCGPSILERGVPEGQEDPGKNLKSTMEIELADNEAQEAYFVEKEYGCIVEDPVVKSEMPQLMNTKKYNNSSDWSDVNSMSTSADFEDKKSSRHLASPVKKSNMTSILPSDNGKLLSSSTIRQASSSTSLLGRFLRSITQRKFEVQKNKKTSKNSTLYIKGIKVDLNAFKDLNDDLEKEVQENTVAEKQEFSGEKISLKLREIFKRDIYRDKTEELYKVYKVRSSYMTNGDSRPMLTLLTDKTLYLTGLKSDNIYSNQFVIPYNELDVIMIGPNAQTILISNADCEMQYLFSTGCSKTTHEIITHLEIAMRRSPSKPRLPAVKELSYKDMQNLKHSIMSETAVNQEEKIKHYSLIYMEDDHISPPSTPCGPTKEGDLMFRPHSYQSLHPNAPTHPWEAGYFVLKGGVVYVFTDSNQRLPKRAIPLKGGLCQGCRRIPNSHRPHTFEILLKPNKSFQFAAPDEYVASEWLQSFVQSASGLFDCSEQKNPLPCSLVATTKHLVTIKEVFPGTQRGQTLSCATVEDLTAFRVPLAQQSWCILEFACREVHESSGDWVIYFTNYAELCAFQEVLETLWANAKMGEFPMVTLPPENKLHRRCSDVSKDLECVWQHLLPVSPK